In Streptomyces sannanensis, the DNA window CCTGCTCGCCGAACTGATCGAGAACGCCACGGTGTTCTCCGCCCCGCACACCGAGGTGCTGCTGCGCGCACAGCGTGTCGCGGCGGGCCTGGCGGTCGAGGTCGAGGACCGGGGCCTGGGAATGCCCGTCACCGAGCAGGTCAGGATGAACGCGCTCCTCGCCGACCCCGACCAGGTCAATACCGGGCGGCTGCTCCAGGACGGTCGGATCGGCCTCTATGTGGTCGCCGCCCTGGCCCGTCGGCACGGCATCACGGTCCGGCTACAGGCCAATATCTACGGCGGGATCCAGGCGGTCCTGGTCCTGCCGCAGAGCCTGCTCGGACCCGACCAGGAGGACCTGGCCTTCCACGAGCCCGCCCCGGTCCCGGCGGTATTCCCGGTTGTCCCGCCCACCCTGGGCGACCAGGGCCCGGCGCGGCGGAACACCACCGTCCCCGCCCTGGGTGTCGTGCCCCCGCCGGTCCGCGGCGCGTATGTCGTTCGGACCGGCCCGGGCGGCGCTTATACCGGCCCCACCGCCGAAAGTTCCGCCTCCGGTGGCCCTGTCGGCCGCCCCAGGCTGCCCAGACGCCGAGCCCGGGAAAACCTGGCCCGGCAGCTCAGGGACACTCCGCGGCCCCGTACACACAGCGAAGCGGCTGCCGCTCTCCCCGACCCCGGCCTGATGGCCGCCTTTCAGCGGGGCGCCGGACTGGCCGAGACGGCACAGCCCGACCCGCAGCCGGACACCGACGACCTCAAGGAGCAGATGACATGGCCGGAGAAGTAGCGACCGGACAAGTTGCCGATCTCGAATGGCTGTTGAGCGGACTGATCCAGCGCGTGCCGTACACGCGCAGCGCGGTTCTGCTCTCCTCGGACGGTCTGGTGAGGTCGTTCCACGGGCTGGACCCCGACAGCGCCGACCATATGGCGGCCCTCTCCTCGGGACTCCATGCCCTCGGCCGCAGCGCCGGTGTGCGCTTCGACGACGGCGGCGAGGTCCGGCAGATCGTCGTCGAACTCGACTCCACCCTGCTCTTCGTCTCCACCGCCGGATCCGGCACCTGTCTGGCCGTACTCGCCGGACGCGACGCGGACGCGGCGGTGCTCGGCTACGAAATGGGGATGCTGGTGAAGAGCGTTCGGCCCTATCTGGCCACCCCGGCCAGGCAAAGGGCCCCGGAGCATATTCACGGTCTGTGAACACGCCGAGCGGATCGATGCCGTGAGGAA includes these proteins:
- a CDS encoding roadblock/LC7 domain-containing protein, yielding MAGEVATGQVADLEWLLSGLIQRVPYTRSAVLLSSDGLVRSFHGLDPDSADHMAALSSGLHALGRSAGVRFDDGGEVRQIVVELDSTLLFVSTAGSGTCLAVLAGRDADAAVLGYEMGMLVKSVRPYLATPARQRAPEHIHGL